A window from Telopea speciosissima isolate NSW1024214 ecotype Mountain lineage chromosome 8, Tspe_v1, whole genome shotgun sequence encodes these proteins:
- the LOC122672545 gene encoding uncharacterized protein LOC122672545: MRFSRESPDKLMKGVSPSSTMKKKNSTISGRNDRFCRSSSMGNRVDERGAIHKHGKKAAAVFQESKDVVVDYQLESPRWADESDCMWLFSDCKSPSFSFDDHISWDVCELESKDPFHDKWCSSLLSKCSDLSLSEGTHFFDGSKVSPIEESSLVLETTSNGAESVGREESKEKELVGWLLNSAGNGLKDTSFSFSGSVDSHYESSLFEGSSVSSSAWTSLSTLDDASSLTREFDQAGIQVPLLDLDREDSEWVSDKDPEFDVLYSDSPSPSYKVKRNSEVGSFQCDSFPSVQRKHEEFSHTLPSVGVSEATNQGDVNTDEPLFWPFEQKIEWNAEIAWDSFCISPPKSGRKIASCERFHTPRSTGLRLNERKMDLKEGCKRRIIFNSGSKLECKRTEGEKAIWRSNIMSARLSRSFKDSMSKILPEMKDKKEELTNEKVQIEALVKDSKFLEECSVSNEDIPIESLIGLNEFDGHEGVDAEFNKDQFLLDE, from the coding sequence ATGAGGTTCTCCAGGGAGAGCCCCGACAAACTTATGAAGGGGGTTTCTCCTTCATctacaatgaagaagaagaatagtacCATATCTGGAAGAAATGATCGATTCTGCAGGTCTAGTTCAATGGGCAATAGAGTTGATGAGAGAGGGGCTATCCATAAGCATGGAAAGAAGGCTGCTGCTGTCTTTCAAGAATCAAAGGATGTTGTGGTCGACTATCAATTGGAGAGTCCAAGATGGGCTGATGAGAGTGATTGCATGTGGTTGTTTTCAGATTGTAAGTCTCCTTCATTTAGTTTTGATGACCATATTTCATGGGATGTTTGTGAACTTGAATCGAAGGACCCGTTTCATGACAAATGGTGCTCCTCATTACTATCAAAATGTTCTGATCTTTCATTGAGTGAAGGAACTCATTTCTTTGATGGGTCTAAGGTAAGTCCTATAGAAGAATCATCGTTGGTTCTTGAAACAACTTCAAATGGTGCAGAATCGGTTGGACGTGAGGAgtcaaaggaaaaagaactggTAGGTTGGCTACTGAATTCAGCTGGAAATGGCCTAAAAGatacctctttttctttttctgggaGTGTTGATTCACATTATGAATCCTCTCTGTTTGAGGGCTCTTCGGTTTCTAGCAGTGCTTGGACATCTCTCAGTACTCTTGATGATGCTTCCTCTCTGACACGGGAGTTTGATCAAGCAGGTATTCAGGTTCCTCTATTGGATCTTGACAGGGAAGACTCAGAGTGGGTGTCAGATAAAGACCCTGAGTTCGATGTTCTCTACTCTGATTCCCCCAGCCCATCTTACAAGGTCAAACGAAATTCTGAAGTTGGATCTTTTCAATGTGATTCTTTTCCATCGGTTCAACGAAAACATGAAGAGTTCAGTCATACTTTGCCTTCAGTGGGTGTATCAGAGGCTACCAATCAAGGAGATGTTAATACTGATGAACCTCTATTCTGGCCATTTGAGCAGAAGATTGAGTGGAATGCTGAAATAGCTTGGGATTCTTTTTGCATTTCGCCACCTAAGAGTGGAAGGAAGATTGCGTCTTGCGAAAGATTCCACACTCCCAGGTCAACTGGATTAAGACTAAATGAGAGAAAGATGGATCTCAAAGAAGGATGTAAGAGAAGGATTATTTTCAATTCAGGATCAAAACTGGAGTGCAAAAGGACAGAAGGAGAAAAGGCTATCTGGAGGAGCAATATCATGTCTGCAAGGTTGAGTAGATCATTCAAAGATTCCATGAGTAAGATACTTCCAGAgatgaaagataaaaaggaagaaCTAACCAATGAGAAAGTTCAAATTGAGGCATTGGtgaaagattctaaattctTAGAGGAATGTTCTGTATCAAATGAAGACATCCCAATTGAGTCTTTGATTGGCCTCAACGAATTTGACGGGCATGAGGGAGTCGATGCAGAATTCAACAAAGATCAGTTTTTGTTAGACGAGTAA
- the LOC122670626 gene encoding linoleate 9S-lipoxygenase A-like — MDHGWCSNLPDCLSSVPLNKCTNLQATHLHVISGTAVVRRWNLGRQSPGKPASIHLYSSTSTDPANGKARLSEQANLRNGRKAKHNGENTIIYRIKFQVDPEFGVPGAFIIKNHNINEFFLISATLELLDNHRKIHFDCNSWVFPISKTNSGRLFFSNSCYLPNLTPEALRPLREEELHSLRGNGTGERKEWDRIYDYDYYNDLGSPDKGHEYARPVLGGTVKYPYPRRGRTGRPLTQEDPLTESRPEIMHLDIYVPPDERFSPQKMSEFISNSIQAIIHFLIPEANALLKNESGSIDSFKEIHDMYYNNNNNNTNKVLEGWVAEKMKKFVPEDLVKEINKIASNKHHQQVKFPLPQIIEKNEMAWKDDEEFGREMLAGVNAAKIELLMTFPPQGKDGKKSSIKAAHLEGNLEGLHLDEAVRQRRIFILDHHEYLLPFLERINKQEVCVHASRTLLFLRNNATLKPVAIELSLPGSKEGEVTTRVFLPATIGTEASLWHLAKAHVVANDSGYHQLISHWLKTHAVVEPFIIGTRRQLSVMHPIHKLLDPHFKDTMHINALARSILINSGGILEKTMFPGKLSMELSSALYKDWNFRDQSLPNDLLKRHLAFENEESPTRVQLLFDDYPYGADGLEIWNAIKKWVKDYCLIYYITDDDVLSDVEIQAWWSEIRNTGHGDKRNENWWYKMDTISDLIEALTTLIWIASAFHASVNFGQYGYAGYPLNRPTLCRRFIPLEGTLTFAEFLKDPEKYYLKTLPRRFEMTLSVALIEVLSKHTTEEVYLGQSRSMEWTDNEAVHKKFKKFAENLQMIEKRIIERNKNPKLKNRFGPGKIPYTLLYPDTSNLNSKGGITGKGIPNSVSI, encoded by the exons ATGGATCATGGGTGGTGTTCCAACCTTCCTGATTGCCTGAGCTCTGTCCCCCTTAATAAGTGCACCAATCTGCAGGCAACCCATTTGCATGTTATCAGTGGAACTGCCGTTGTTCGTCGCTGGAACCTTGGCCGGCAAAGTCCCGGAAAACCAGCTTCAATCCATCTCTACAGTAGCACCTCAACTGATCCTG CAAATGGGAAAGCTAGATTGAGTGAGCAAGCAAACTTGAGAAATGGCAGGAAAGCTAAACACAATGGGGAGAACACCATAATTTACAGGATTAAGTTCCAAGTAGATCCAGAATTTGGAGTACCTGGAGCTTTTATCATCAAAAACCATAACATAAATGAGTTCTTCCTTATCTCTGCTACTCTTGAGTTACTCGATAATCATCGGAAAATTCATTTCGACTGCAACTCTTGGGTTTTCCCAATTAGTAAGACAAACTCCGGCCGCCTGTTCTTCTCTAACTCT TGTTACCTTCCAAATCTTACACCAGAAGCTCTAAGGCCATTGAGGGAAGAAGAACTTCatagcttgagggggaatggAACTGGAGAAAGGAAAGAATGGGATAGAATTTATGATTATGATTACTACAATGATCTTGGAAGTCCAGATAAAGGCCATGAATATGCAAGACCAGTCCTTGGTGGAACAGTAAAGTACCCATATCCTCGACGAGGAAGAACAGGCCGTCCTCTTACCCAAGAAG ATCCTTTGACAGAGAGTAGACCAGAAATCATGCATCTAGACATCTATGTTCCTCCAGATGAGAGATTCAGTCCTCAGAAAATGTCAGAGTTCATATCAAATTCAATTCAAGCAATCATACATTTCTTAATCCCTGAGGCGAACGCATTGCTTAAGAATGAATCCGGCAGTATCGACTCATTCAAGGAGATACATGACAtgtattacaacaacaacaacaacaacacaaatAAGGTGTTGGAAGGGTGGGTAGcagagaaaatgaagaaattcgTTCCAGAGGACCTAGTCAAAGAGATCAATAAAATTGCAAGTAATAAACATCATCAACAAGTGAAATTTCCACTTCCTCAAATTATAGAAA AGAATGAAATGGCTTGGAAGGATGATGAAGAATTTGGACGAGAAATGCTTGCAGGGGTTAATGCAGCCAAAATCGAACTCTTAATG ACATTTCCACCCCAAGGTAAAGATGGCAAGAAGAGTAGCATAAAGGCAGCACATTTGGAGGGCAATTTGGAAGGTTTACATCTTGATGAG GCAGTGAGACAACGCAGGATATTCATCTTGGATCACCATGAATACCTCCTTCCATTCCTAGAGAGGATAAACAAACAGGAGGTCTGTGTGCATGCATCCCGGACCCTTCTGTTCTTGAGGAACAATGCAACCCTAAAGCCGGTCGCGATCGAATTGAGCTTACCAGGCTCTAAAGAAGGTGAAGTAACCACTCGAGTATTTCTACCAGCTACTATTGGCACCGAAGCATCATTGTGGCATCTTGCAAAGGCTCATGTTGTAGCTAATGATTCTGGTTACCATCAATTAATAAGCCATTG GTTAAAGACACATGCCGTTGTCGAGCCTTTTATCATCGGAACTAGAAGGCAATTGAGTGTGATGCATCCGATTCACAAATTGCTTGACCCTCACTTCAAAGATACCATGCATATAAACGCGCTTGCTCGGAGCATCCTCATCAACTCTGGTGGAATTCTAGAGAAGACAATGTTCCCTGGCAAGTTATCAATGGAGTTGTCTTCTGCACTCTACAAAGATTGGAACTTTAGGGACCAATCTCTTCCAAATGATCTTCTCAAGAG ACATCTAGCATTTGAAAATGAGGAAAGCCCCACAAGAGtgcaacttctctttgatgactATCCTTATGGTGCTGATGGGCTAGAGATTTGGAATGCCATCAAGAAATGGGTGAAGGACTATTGTTTGATCTACTATATCACCGACGATGACGTCCTTTCTGATGTAGAAATCCAAGCATGGTGGTCGGAAATTCGAAATACAGGTCACGGCGACAAGCGAAATGAGAATTGGTGGTACAAAATGGATACCATTTCTGACTTAATAGAAGCTCTAACTACTCTTATATGGATTGCTTCAGCATTTCATGCCTCTGTGAACTTTGGGCAATATGGTTACGCCGGCTATCCTCTCAACCGTCCGACGCTTTGCCGGAGATTTATTCCGTTGGAAGGGACATTAACATTTGCAGAGTTCCTTAAAGACCCAGAAAAGTACTATTTAAAGACGTTGCCTCGAAGATTTGAGATGACTCTAAGTGTTGCACTGATAGAAGTCCTCTCAAAGCACACAACTGAAGAAGTGTATTTGGGTCAGAGTAGATCAATGGAATGGACAGACAATGAAGCTGTCCAtaaaaagttcaaaaaattTGCAGAGAATCTACAGATGATAGAAAAGAGAAtcattgaaaggaataaaaatccCAAGCTTAAGAACAGGTTTGGACCTGGAAAGATTCCATACACACTGTTATACCCTGATACATCTAATCTGAACTCCAAAGGTGGAATTACAGGGAAGGGAATTCCTAATAGTGTATCAATTTAG